The following coding sequences are from one Tubulanus polymorphus chromosome 12, tnTubPoly1.2, whole genome shotgun sequence window:
- the LOC141914130 gene encoding uncharacterized protein LOC141914130 → MGDKKRSGRRKKRTFSGAAPKKKSKMAAPMTPVANAASSAKIGENLSQTPLNDTEKYIKEGFILIDSSILCENLSKLVKCHQCGSSNVECQIDRDAKQGLAHRISLKCDACEESVSSFETSKKTDEGKSSTYEVNIRMVSFVRGIGKSYDTITQFSTYFNSPLPMTRKSYQRLLKRNHAVNKAVALDSMKAAAAEVKTKVGRDCTVSVDGTWQRRGHASHHGIVSVISSDTGKCLDAEAMSNICHGCVKWQNADKQSERYLKWRADHKCSMNHTGTANSMESVGAVRIFGRSELFNDLRYVNYLGDGDSSAFKTVADSKPYDCDIQKLECIGHVQKRVGARLRKLKTNMKGKKLADGKGIGGLGRLTKMKIDVLQNYFGLAIRQNTGNLIDMQNNLMASLYHVASTDENPNHHKCPSGDDTWCKFNKDPNFKHKHGLPGAILDIIEPIYDDLTDASLLAKCLHGMTQNNNECLNKLIWDRCPKEIFVGNLVIEDGLYSAISYFNDGGLSVYRLLEGLKLNPGYYTTIGLRRSDNARIYHSRRKSLDESKSRRKIIRGKKKHFQDTKEAQEGDTYSKGGH, encoded by the coding sequence ATGGGCGATAAAAAACGTTCTGGCAGGAGaaaaaaacgaacttttagtgGAGCTGCACCAAAGaaaaaatccaagatggcggcgccCATGACTCCTGTGGCTAATGCAGCAAGTAGCGCAAAAATTGGTGAAAACTTGTCCCAAACACCATTGAATGACACTGAAAAGTATATCAAAGAAGGGTTCATCCTTATTGACAGTAGTATACTATGTGAAAACTTGTCAAAATTGGTAAAATGTCATCAATGTGGTAGTAGTAATGTGGAATGTCAAATCGACCGAGATGCTAAACAAGGCCTTGCTCATagaatttctttaaaatgtgATGCATGTGAAGAATCTGTGAGTAGTTTTGAAACTTCCAAAAAGACTGACGAAGGCAAATCTTCTACATATGAAGTGAATATACGAATGGTTTCGTTTGTTCGCGGAATAGGAAAGTCATATGATACCATCACTCAGTTCTCAACATATTTTAACTCTCCGCTACCAATGACAAGAAAAAGCTACCAACGCCTTCTAAAGCGTAATCATGCGGTAAATAAAGCTGTTGCCCTTGATAGCATGAAGGCTGCTGCAGcagaagtaaaaactaaagtTGGACGTGACTGCACAGTGTCCGTAGATGGTACATGGCAGCGCCGAGGACACGCAAGTCACCACGGCATTGTTTCAGTTATTTCTTCAGACACAGGTAAATGTCTAGATGCTGAAGCAATGTCAAACATCTGTCATGGCTGTGTGAAATGGCAGAATGCCGATAAGCAAAGTGAGAGGTATCTAAAGTGGAGAGCTGACCACAAATGTTCAATGAACCACACTGGTACAGCTAATTCAATGGAATCAGTAGGCGCTGTTCGAATATTTGGGCGCTCCGAACTTTTCAACGACCTAAGATATGTCAACTATCTAGGTGATGGCGATTCATCTGCGTTCAAAACTGTTGCGGACTCGAAACCGTATGATTGTGACATCCAAAAGTTAGAATGTATTGGCCACGTCCAAAAACGCGTTGGTGCCCGGCTCCGAAAACTCAAAACCAATATGAAAGGTAAAAAGCTAGCTGACGGCAAAGGCATAGGTGGTTTAGGTCGTTtgacaaaaatgaagattgatGTTCTGCAGAACTATTTTGGACTTGCCATACGACAAAACACCGGAAATCTGATAGACATGCAGAACAATCTGATGGCAAGTTTATACCATGTCGCAAGTACTGATGAAAATCCGAATCATCACAAATGCCCTAGTGGCGACGACACATGGTGTAAATTCAATAAGGACCCAAAtttcaaacacaaacatggttTACCAGGTGCCATCCTAGACATCATAGAGCCTATATATGATGATCTTACTGATGCCTCACTCCTAGCTAAATGTCTCCATGGTATGACTCAAAACAACAACGAGTGCCTGAATAAGCTCATTTGGGATCGCTGCCCAAAAGAGATATTTGTGGGTAACCTTGTGATTGAGGATGGTTTATATAGTGCGATTAGTTACTTTAATGATGGTGGATTATCTGTTTACCGGCTTTTAGAAGGGCTTAAACTCAATCCAGGATATTACACAACAATCGGTCTGCGTCGAAGTGACAATGCCCGCATATATCATTCCAGACGAAAAAGTCTGGATGAATCGAAAAGTCGTCGAAAAATTATTCGTGGCAAGAAAAAACACTTTCAGGACACTAAAGAAGCACAAGAGGGCGATACCTACAGTAAAGGTGGACACTGA